A genomic region of Hydrogenovibrio crunogenus contains the following coding sequences:
- a CDS encoding YicC/YloC family endoribonuclease: protein MKSMTAFALSKHAFDWGSLTWELRAVNQRFLEVHLRLPDSIKPLEMTIREQLKKNISRGKVEATLRLSVTQSETEFSVNEPLLKDLTQAIQTVQMALPEATQVNPVDLLKWPGLLQNLNAENNDAFNDDILRTLQACLDEFNQTRSREGTSLQKIIIEKTQAMRELVNRAQGLLPEIQAHFAEQLKQRIMELADSLDEARYHQEVAIQAQKMDVAEELDRLNTHLDEVERLVKTTGVMGRRLDFLMQELNREANTLGSKSIDSRTAQISVELKVLIEQIREQIQNIE, encoded by the coding sequence ATGAAAAGTATGACCGCTTTTGCCTTATCCAAACACGCTTTTGACTGGGGTTCCCTTACTTGGGAATTGCGCGCTGTCAATCAACGTTTTCTAGAAGTACACTTACGACTTCCTGACAGCATTAAACCGTTAGAAATGACCATCCGGGAACAACTCAAAAAAAACATTTCTCGAGGCAAGGTTGAAGCGACACTGCGCCTTTCGGTGACACAATCCGAAACCGAGTTCAGTGTGAATGAACCTCTACTAAAAGACCTGACTCAAGCCATTCAAACAGTACAGATGGCGTTACCCGAAGCGACTCAAGTAAACCCTGTTGACTTACTGAAATGGCCAGGCCTGCTGCAAAACCTAAATGCGGAAAACAATGACGCCTTCAATGACGATATTTTAAGGACACTTCAAGCCTGTTTGGACGAGTTTAACCAAACCCGTTCACGAGAAGGAACATCGCTTCAAAAAATCATTATCGAGAAAACACAAGCCATGAGAGAACTCGTAAACCGAGCACAAGGGTTACTGCCAGAAATACAAGCTCACTTCGCCGAACAGCTAAAACAACGTATTATGGAATTGGCCGACTCGTTAGATGAAGCTAGATACCATCAAGAAGTGGCCATCCAAGCGCAAAAAATGGATGTTGCAGAAGAATTGGATCGCCTCAACACGCATTTAGATGAAGTTGAACGGCTGGTAAAAACCACAGGGGTGATGGGGCGTCGTTTAGACTTTTTAATGCAAGAATTAAACCGGGAAGCGAATACACTGGGTTCTAAATCCATCGACAGTCGTACTGCTCAAATCAGCGTGGAACTCAAAGTCCTGATTGAGCAAATTCGCGAACAAATTCAAAATATTGAATAA
- a CDS encoding FAD-binding oxidoreductase: protein MLQTALQPMSVEKTEKLTENTLLLLLRPSKEFVYHGGQYVMLGLVPTDLKPFSIASASRTDDLIELHIRNQDNSQWMQDLFALNVGETVYIDGPNNQYELDPIDMLKSRRIILVAGGTGFAPMKALLDELLKQDESLSIEFYWGTRSEEDLYLDQAMRQLADFHPNIRYITSVSGDFAEHPDQRGIHHKVLQDHPDLSESRVYLCGPWPMVESAKASFIEAGLSPNAFN from the coding sequence ATGCTTCAAACTGCGTTGCAACCCATGTCGGTTGAGAAAACGGAAAAATTAACAGAAAACACCCTGTTGTTGTTATTGCGACCGTCCAAAGAATTCGTTTATCACGGTGGACAATACGTCATGCTCGGGCTGGTGCCAACCGATCTCAAGCCTTTTTCCATTGCCTCTGCCAGTCGTACAGATGACTTGATTGAACTTCACATTCGAAACCAAGACAATTCGCAATGGATGCAAGATCTGTTTGCGCTGAACGTCGGAGAAACCGTTTACATAGATGGGCCGAATAATCAATATGAGCTGGACCCTATCGACATGCTCAAATCACGACGCATCATTTTGGTGGCGGGAGGAACCGGATTTGCGCCAATGAAAGCGCTGTTAGATGAACTGCTCAAACAGGATGAATCTCTATCAATTGAGTTTTACTGGGGCACGAGAAGCGAAGAAGATCTTTATTTGGACCAAGCCATGCGACAATTGGCAGATTTCCATCCAAACATTCGTTATATCACCAGTGTGTCTGGAGATTTTGCGGAACACCCAGATCAACGCGGTATTCACCACAAAGTTTTGCAAGACCACCCTGATTTAAGTGAATCCCGGGTCTATTTATGCGGCCCTTGGCCGATGGTCGAATCGGCTAAAGCCAGCTTCATTGAGGCAGGGTTGTCGCCGAATGCGTTCAATTAA
- the mgtE gene encoding magnesium transporter has product MTVNEETPFSSEEKLVQLQALLTQEDQTAVCDFFVDLPDTEIALLLESFPASDREKIWVCVPEDLKGEVLAEVGDDVRSALMSEMALSDVSELTKDLGAQDIAEILDTVHESVKEAVIDNLDDSTREQVQALHAYDDNMVGRYMDPSTVNIKQDVTLETVQRYIRIKGLLDETTQEFMVTDKDNRLVGSLGLVDLVKQNQEAEVSEFMHQSVSLLDEMNVHDAAVILRSKELRFAPVVNQEGILVGQLNIDHIMEITREDADNTLLSMSGVSDDEELFAPILSSAKSRGIWLGINLATAFLAAYVIGQFEAVLSQVVALAVLMPVVASMGGIAGSQTLTVIIRGLAMGQVGGNNRWWLFNKELWVGALNGLVWALVVGGVAQLWFDNWMMSLVITLAIVINMTVANVSGIAIPLLLRRMKIDPALSGAVILTTVTDVVGFMSFLGLATLLILT; this is encoded by the coding sequence ATGACTGTGAATGAAGAAACGCCATTCTCCTCAGAAGAAAAACTTGTCCAGCTCCAAGCCTTATTAACTCAGGAAGATCAAACAGCCGTTTGTGATTTTTTTGTTGATCTGCCCGATACCGAAATTGCTTTGTTATTAGAATCTTTTCCCGCAAGCGACCGGGAAAAGATTTGGGTATGTGTTCCCGAAGACTTGAAAGGCGAAGTGCTGGCTGAGGTTGGTGATGATGTCCGAAGCGCATTAATGTCTGAAATGGCTCTGTCTGATGTTTCTGAATTGACAAAAGACTTGGGCGCGCAAGACATTGCCGAAATCCTGGATACCGTGCATGAGTCAGTCAAAGAGGCGGTGATTGACAACTTGGATGACAGCACGCGCGAACAAGTTCAGGCCTTGCACGCTTATGACGATAATATGGTCGGTCGTTATATGGATCCGAGTACGGTAAATATCAAGCAAGATGTTACCTTGGAAACGGTGCAGCGCTATATTCGAATTAAGGGATTGTTGGACGAAACGACTCAGGAATTTATGGTCACGGACAAAGACAATCGTTTGGTGGGGTCTTTAGGGCTGGTTGATTTGGTTAAACAAAACCAAGAAGCAGAAGTCTCTGAATTCATGCATCAATCTGTGTCATTGTTGGATGAAATGAACGTTCATGATGCCGCAGTGATTCTACGGTCTAAAGAACTGCGTTTCGCTCCGGTTGTGAATCAAGAAGGCATTCTAGTTGGACAGTTGAATATCGATCATATTATGGAGATTACGCGTGAAGATGCTGATAACACCTTGCTGAGCATGTCCGGTGTCAGTGATGATGAAGAACTCTTTGCCCCGATTCTGTCCAGTGCCAAAAGTCGAGGAATTTGGTTAGGCATTAACCTGGCGACGGCTTTTTTAGCGGCCTATGTGATCGGACAATTTGAAGCGGTGTTATCTCAAGTGGTGGCGTTGGCCGTTCTGATGCCAGTCGTGGCGAGTATGGGCGGCATTGCCGGAAGTCAGACCCTGACCGTAATTATCCGCGGTTTGGCAATGGGTCAAGTTGGGGGGAATAACCGATGGTGGTTATTTAATAAGGAGTTATGGGTCGGAGCGTTAAACGGCTTGGTTTGGGCGCTCGTTGTTGGTGGTGTGGCTCAACTTTGGTTTGATAACTGGATGATGAGCCTGGTGATTACACTGGCCATTGTCATTAATATGACCGTAGCCAATGTGTCTGGTATCGCCATTCCTTTATTGTTGCGCCGAATGAAGATTGATCCTGCTTTATCTGGCGCAGTGATTTTGACGACAGTCACCGATGTGGTTGGGTTTATGTCTTTCCTAGGGCTTGCCACCCTGTTAATCTTGACTTAG
- the rdgB gene encoding RdgB/HAM1 family non-canonical purine NTP pyrophosphatase — protein MKTVILATGNVGKLAEMQEILAPLAFSVQAQSDYFSEEAVEDGFSFIENAILKARFASAKTGLPAIADDSGLEVDFLQGRPGIYSARYSEGYQGQPASDALNNQKLLDELNGVPVENRQACYYCAMVYVRHKDDPTPLIGLGQWCGRVLESPRGTGGFGYDPLIWMEEEGCSVAELSKAVKNKISHRAKALQALVAQLK, from the coding sequence ATGAAAACCGTTATTCTTGCCACGGGAAACGTCGGAAAGCTTGCTGAGATGCAAGAAATTTTGGCGCCTTTGGCATTCAGTGTGCAGGCTCAATCGGACTATTTCAGCGAAGAAGCGGTTGAAGATGGATTCAGTTTTATTGAAAACGCCATTCTTAAAGCGCGGTTTGCCAGTGCTAAAACCGGTTTGCCAGCCATTGCAGACGATTCCGGGTTAGAGGTCGATTTTCTACAAGGTCGCCCGGGCATTTATTCCGCGCGGTATTCTGAAGGGTATCAAGGTCAGCCAGCTTCGGATGCACTTAACAATCAAAAACTATTAGATGAGTTGAACGGCGTACCGGTTGAAAATCGACAAGCGTGTTATTACTGTGCCATGGTGTATGTTCGGCATAAAGATGACCCAACCCCTTTGATTGGCTTAGGGCAATGGTGTGGGCGTGTGTTAGAGTCGCCAAGAGGCACAGGCGGCTTTGGATATGATCCTCTGATTTGGATGGAAGAGGAAGGGTGCTCGGTGGCGGAGCTTTCCAAGGCGGTCAAAAATAAAATCAGTCACCGAGCAAAAGCTTTACAAGCACTGGTTGCTCAATTGAAATAA
- a CDS encoding fructosamine kinase family protein — protein sequence MNWNALADSISKLTGTPFQIESAAPVGGGDIHKAYRLHSAEGNFFLKSNQSSQAALFETEANSLKALSSTLSITVPKVIATGVENDQAWLLLEYLELTPQGDDFQRGKDLALLHHQINETKQFGWFEDNFIGKTRQPNSWTSNWVQFYGQNRLLPQLKLALSNGASPVLMDKGIQLIDKLPEFFQTYQPEPSPLHGDLWGGNSSFTHAGEAVFYDPASYYGDRETDLAMTELFGGFRPDFYQGYDSVFPIDSGYAQRKNLYNLYHVLNHFNLFGGHYANQSERMIQTLLDSV from the coding sequence ATGAATTGGAACGCACTCGCAGACTCAATTTCTAAACTCACCGGAACGCCTTTTCAAATTGAAAGCGCCGCTCCCGTTGGCGGAGGCGATATTCATAAAGCCTATCGCCTGCATAGCGCTGAGGGAAACTTTTTTCTCAAGAGCAACCAATCTTCTCAGGCCGCTTTATTTGAAACAGAAGCAAACAGCTTAAAAGCCCTTTCCAGCACACTCAGCATTACCGTGCCTAAAGTCATTGCAACGGGAGTGGAAAATGACCAGGCCTGGCTTCTTTTGGAATATTTAGAGCTGACCCCACAGGGCGACGATTTTCAACGCGGCAAGGATTTGGCACTACTGCATCATCAAATCAACGAAACGAAGCAATTCGGCTGGTTTGAAGACAACTTCATCGGAAAGACCCGCCAACCAAACAGCTGGACATCGAACTGGGTTCAGTTTTACGGTCAAAATCGTTTATTGCCACAATTAAAGCTAGCGCTTTCCAATGGGGCATCGCCTGTATTAATGGATAAGGGCATTCAGCTCATCGACAAACTCCCTGAGTTTTTCCAAACATATCAACCAGAGCCTTCCCCTTTGCACGGCGATCTTTGGGGAGGTAACAGCAGCTTTACCCACGCCGGTGAGGCTGTCTTTTACGATCCTGCCAGCTACTATGGAGATCGAGAAACAGATTTAGCGATGACAGAATTATTTGGTGGCTTTCGTCCTGATTTTTATCAAGGCTACGACTCTGTTTTCCCGATTGATAGTGGCTATGCCCAGCGCAAAAATCTCTACAACTTGTACCACGTACTCAATCATTTTAATTTGTTTGGTGGGCACTATGCCAACCAGTCTGAACGAATGATTCAAACGCTTTTGGATTCAGTTTGA
- the xthA gene encoding exodeoxyribonuclease III has product MKIVSFNVNSVRMRLHQLQALTDTYAPDIIGLQETKVQDHEFPLSDIEAMGYHAIYMGQKTHYGVAILYKKSLILKDSQYGWSHDGEDAQKRMIMADFEDQESNEVRVVNGYFPQGENRSHPIKFPAKEAFYQDLMTYLEEDCSPEQNLVVIGDFNISPEDKDIGIGEPNRKRWLRDGKTSFLPEEREWWATLIGWGLKDTYRKVHPEEDRIFSWFDYRSKGFDAEPKRGLRIDTVLATKCLAEKAVDSGVAYDIRGMVKPSDHAPVWTEFKF; this is encoded by the coding sequence ATGAAAATTGTCTCTTTTAATGTTAACAGCGTACGTATGCGCTTACATCAACTACAAGCGCTGACCGATACTTATGCCCCGGATATCATCGGCTTGCAAGAAACCAAGGTGCAAGACCATGAATTCCCTTTGTCGGATATCGAAGCCATGGGTTACCATGCGATTTATATGGGGCAAAAAACCCATTATGGTGTCGCCATTCTGTATAAAAAATCCCTTATTCTTAAAGACAGCCAATATGGTTGGTCACACGATGGCGAAGACGCTCAAAAGCGTATGATCATGGCCGACTTTGAAGACCAAGAGAGTAATGAAGTCCGTGTCGTGAATGGCTATTTCCCCCAAGGTGAGAACCGAAGCCATCCGATTAAATTCCCGGCAAAAGAAGCGTTCTATCAAGACCTGATGACTTACTTGGAAGAAGACTGTTCACCTGAACAAAACCTGGTGGTCATCGGCGACTTCAATATCTCACCAGAAGATAAAGACATCGGTATTGGCGAACCCAACCGCAAACGCTGGTTAAGAGACGGAAAAACCAGTTTCTTACCGGAAGAACGAGAATGGTGGGCGACCTTGATCGGTTGGGGACTGAAAGACACTTATCGTAAAGTTCATCCTGAAGAAGACCGTATTTTCAGCTGGTTTGATTACCGCTCCAAAGGGTTCGATGCCGAGCCGAAACGTGGGCTCAGAATCGATACCGTATTGGCCACCAAATGTTTGGCTGAAAAAGCCGTAGACAGTGGTGTTGCGTATGATATTCGTGGGATGGTAAAGCCTTCCGACCATGCACCGGTCTGGACTGAATTTAAATTTTAA
- a CDS encoding penicillin-binding protein 1A: MTTDSNSQTPEEHDTPPKKKRSRFKHFFWFSTFFGFIVAPAAIAITYAITIYPTLPDASALKEVTYQVPLKIVTKDHQLITEIGTKKRIPLDYSEIPERMTQAIISSEDESFFEHGGVDYKGLARAVYELVTTGSKKSGGSTITMQVARNFFLTKKKTYLRKVNEIVLSYKIEHQISKQEILALYLNKIFLGYRSYGVAAAAQTYYGKSINELSLDEFAMIAGLPKAPSRYNPIYNPERAKLRRNYVLRRMYENHYITQEEMNQAQNVPVHAKLTGAQIDIEAGYVAEMARSFAVDKFGEDALKNGLTIVTTIDSHLQSVANLAVRNGLQDYERRHGYRGPIKHLAPTLLSDNEQLLETLDDIPKFGFLEVGVVTDVTEANASVLMANNEQITLNFDDMRWAAPYIDENKTGPDPESALDVLSAGDVIYLQNKDDHWQLAQDPQTESGLVSVDPKDGKIIALVGGFDYFRSKFNRVLQAQRQVGSNIKPFLYSSALETGLTAASIINDAPVVFHDSALEDTWRPENYSGRFYGPTRLRKALAHSRNLVSIRLLRQIGIRYAVNYMERFGFPKDQLNAHRDLSLALGSVPLTPIQVVRGYATFANTGYRIDPYIIDSVLDFNGDTLYKAHPLKACMTQCYEGDPQNAPRVITPQNAYIMTSMMQDVINYGSGRKAKVLGRQDIAGKTGTTNEQKDAWFSGFNPEIATTVWVGFDTPKTLGRSEVGGRAALPIWIDYMREALKPYPNAPFPLPEGLVNVPIDRSTGMAVPADTPGAFFEVFREAYAPKIPDLSEKRMEEITQELFE, from the coding sequence ATGACCACAGACTCAAATTCGCAGACGCCTGAAGAACACGATACGCCACCAAAGAAAAAACGCAGCCGATTTAAACACTTTTTCTGGTTTTCCACGTTTTTCGGGTTTATTGTTGCTCCGGCCGCGATTGCGATCACCTATGCCATTACCATCTATCCAACCCTGCCGGATGCTTCTGCATTAAAAGAGGTGACCTATCAAGTTCCTTTAAAAATTGTCACCAAAGATCACCAGTTGATTACTGAAATTGGAACTAAAAAACGTATCCCGCTAGATTATTCAGAAATCCCCGAACGCATGACTCAGGCGATTATTTCCTCTGAGGATGAAAGCTTTTTTGAACACGGCGGTGTCGACTATAAAGGATTAGCCCGCGCCGTTTATGAATTGGTAACCACCGGTAGTAAAAAGTCAGGGGGGTCTACCATCACTATGCAGGTGGCGCGTAACTTCTTTTTGACTAAGAAAAAAACTTATTTACGTAAAGTGAATGAAATTGTCCTGTCTTATAAAATTGAACACCAAATCAGCAAACAGGAAATTCTGGCACTGTACCTCAACAAAATCTTTTTAGGGTATCGTTCTTACGGGGTTGCCGCTGCCGCCCAAACTTACTATGGTAAATCCATCAACGAGCTTTCTTTGGATGAGTTTGCCATGATTGCAGGATTACCTAAAGCACCATCCCGCTACAACCCGATCTACAACCCTGAGCGCGCAAAACTGCGTCGTAATTATGTGTTACGTCGTATGTACGAAAACCATTACATCACTCAGGAAGAGATGAACCAAGCGCAAAATGTTCCGGTTCACGCTAAGTTAACCGGAGCTCAAATTGATATTGAAGCCGGCTATGTCGCAGAAATGGCGCGAAGTTTCGCGGTTGATAAATTTGGAGAGGATGCCTTAAAGAACGGATTAACAATTGTCACCACCATTGACAGTCACCTTCAATCGGTCGCCAACCTGGCGGTCAGAAATGGACTGCAGGACTATGAAAGACGTCATGGATACAGAGGCCCGATCAAACACCTTGCCCCAACCCTGCTTTCCGACAACGAACAACTGTTGGAAACCTTGGACGATATTCCAAAATTTGGCTTCCTTGAAGTGGGCGTGGTTACGGATGTAACCGAAGCCAATGCCAGCGTGTTGATGGCAAACAATGAACAAATTACTTTGAATTTCGATGACATGCGCTGGGCGGCTCCCTATATTGATGAAAACAAAACCGGTCCCGACCCTGAAAGTGCTTTGGATGTGTTGTCTGCCGGAGATGTCATTTATTTGCAAAATAAAGACGACCACTGGCAATTGGCTCAAGACCCACAAACTGAGTCAGGCTTGGTTTCGGTTGATCCTAAGGATGGCAAAATCATTGCCCTCGTGGGAGGATTTGATTACTTTAGAAGTAAGTTCAACCGTGTCCTCCAAGCACAGCGTCAGGTAGGGTCTAATATCAAACCTTTCTTGTATTCCAGTGCTCTGGAGACAGGACTGACAGCGGCCAGCATCATCAACGATGCGCCGGTAGTGTTTCATGATAGCGCATTAGAAGATACGTGGCGTCCAGAAAATTATTCTGGTCGTTTCTATGGCCCAACCCGTTTACGTAAAGCCTTAGCGCATTCTCGAAATCTGGTATCGATTCGGTTATTACGCCAAATCGGCATTCGTTATGCGGTTAATTACATGGAGCGCTTCGGGTTTCCTAAGGACCAACTCAATGCACACCGGGATTTATCTCTGGCACTAGGATCGGTACCCCTGACCCCCATTCAAGTGGTTCGAGGGTATGCCACATTTGCCAATACCGGTTATCGTATTGACCCTTACATTATTGACTCTGTTTTAGATTTTAATGGTGATACGTTGTATAAAGCACATCCGTTAAAAGCGTGCATGACTCAATGCTATGAAGGCGACCCTCAAAATGCGCCGCGCGTCATTACTCCGCAAAATGCTTACATCATGACGTCCATGATGCAAGACGTCATCAACTATGGCTCTGGGCGTAAAGCCAAAGTGCTAGGACGACAAGACATTGCCGGAAAAACGGGCACGACCAATGAACAAAAAGACGCTTGGTTTTCTGGGTTCAACCCAGAAATTGCCACCACCGTTTGGGTCGGATTTGATACTCCCAAAACATTAGGACGCTCAGAAGTCGGTGGGCGTGCCGCACTGCCGATTTGGATTGACTATATGCGTGAAGCATTAAAGCCTTACCCTAATGCCCCCTTCCCGTTACCAGAAGGACTGGTGAATGTTCCCATTGATCGCTCAACAGGCATGGCGGTTCCCGCTGACACGCCGGGTGCTTTCTTTGAGGTGTTCAGAGAAGCCTATGCGCCTAAAATTCCTGACCTTTCCGAAAAACGTATGGAAGAGATCACGCAAGAACTGTTTGAATAA
- the adk gene encoding adenylate kinase → MKFILLGAPGAGKGTQAQFLTKEFDIPQISTGDMLRAAIKAQTPMGKMAKEFMDAGKLVTDEIIIGLVKDRIAEPDCANGFLLDGFPRTVPQADALKAAGVEIDAVIEIDVPDSEIVNRMAGRRVHPASGRTYHITYNPPKVENKDNETGDDLIQREDDKAEVVLDRLKVYHEQTAPLIGYYKTEAEKNDQLKYIQVDGTQPIDTVEKSILSALK, encoded by the coding sequence ATGAAATTTATTCTGTTAGGTGCCCCGGGTGCCGGCAAAGGAACGCAAGCACAATTCTTAACCAAAGAATTCGACATTCCTCAAATCTCTACTGGGGATATGTTGCGCGCAGCAATCAAAGCACAAACCCCCATGGGAAAAATGGCCAAAGAATTTATGGATGCCGGTAAATTGGTTACGGATGAAATCATTATCGGCCTTGTTAAAGACCGTATTGCAGAACCTGACTGTGCCAATGGATTCTTATTAGATGGCTTCCCAAGAACGGTACCACAGGCAGATGCGCTGAAAGCGGCAGGCGTTGAGATTGATGCCGTCATTGAAATTGATGTCCCTGATTCTGAAATCGTTAACCGTATGGCAGGTCGTCGCGTCCACCCAGCATCTGGTCGTACTTATCACATCACTTATAACCCACCAAAAGTGGAAAATAAAGACAATGAAACTGGGGATGATCTGATTCAACGAGAAGATGATAAAGCCGAAGTGGTCTTGGATCGTTTAAAAGTCTACCATGAACAAACGGCCCCATTAATCGGCTATTACAAAACAGAAGCTGAGAAAAACGACCAATTGAAGTATATTCAAGTCGACGGAACGCAACCGATCGATACGGTTGAGAAATCGATTCTTTCCGCTTTAAAATAA
- the rimK gene encoding 30S ribosomal protein S6--L-glutamate ligase has translation MKIAILSRNAKLYSTRRLIEAAEERGHEVRVIDALRCYMNISSNHPQVHYKGEVLDGFDAIIPRIGASITFYGTAVLRQFEMMGVYPLNESVAISRSRDKLRSLQLLSRRGVGLPVTGFAHSPDDVNDLLETVGGAPVVIKLLEGTQGVGVVLADTHSAAESVIQAFNGLKANILVQEFIKEARGADLRCFVIGGKVVASMKRQAKDGEFRSNLHQGGSASLVRITPEERATAVRAAKIMGLNVCGVDLLRSNHGPVVMEVNSSPGIEGIETATQKDIASQIIAFIEKNAKPHNTKTRGKG, from the coding sequence ATGAAAATCGCTATCTTATCCCGTAATGCCAAACTTTACTCAACCCGTCGTTTAATTGAGGCGGCTGAAGAACGTGGTCATGAAGTTAGAGTCATTGACGCTTTACGCTGCTACATGAACATTTCGTCTAACCATCCACAGGTTCACTATAAAGGTGAAGTTCTGGACGGGTTTGATGCGATTATTCCAAGAATCGGCGCCTCCATTACATTCTACGGGACAGCGGTTTTAAGACAGTTTGAAATGATGGGCGTTTACCCATTGAATGAATCCGTAGCCATTTCTCGTTCTCGCGATAAGCTTCGAAGCTTGCAGCTATTATCTCGACGTGGTGTCGGCCTTCCGGTAACAGGGTTTGCCCATTCCCCTGATGATGTTAACGACTTACTGGAAACCGTTGGAGGCGCGCCTGTTGTGATTAAGTTACTTGAAGGCACACAAGGCGTGGGCGTGGTGTTAGCGGATACGCATTCAGCTGCCGAATCGGTTATCCAAGCTTTTAACGGGTTAAAAGCCAACATTCTGGTACAAGAATTCATTAAAGAGGCCCGAGGCGCGGACTTACGTTGTTTCGTCATTGGTGGCAAGGTTGTGGCTTCCATGAAGCGCCAAGCAAAAGATGGAGAGTTCCGTTCAAACCTACATCAAGGCGGATCAGCTTCGTTGGTTAGAATCACACCAGAAGAGCGTGCAACGGCGGTTAGGGCAGCCAAAATCATGGGACTGAATGTGTGTGGTGTCGATTTACTCCGCTCTAACCATGGTCCCGTGGTAATGGAAGTGAACTCTTCCCCCGGTATTGAGGGCATTGAAACGGCCACACAAAAAGATATTGCGAGTCAAATTATCGCGTTTATTGAAAAAAACGCTAAACCGCATAACACCAAAACCCGTGGTAAAGGCTAA
- a CDS encoding FMN-dependent NADH-azoreductase → MATVLRIDSSALSNGSHSKALADFFQTQWLEKHPTDTFQTLDLSQTPPPHLSEATIGAMFTPAEKRSDEQTQQLALSTDYIEQLKNADVILISTPMYNFGIPSTLKAYLDHSLRVGETFVYTDKGPKGLLEGKKAIVVAASGGDYTEAPLDAMNFVTPYLKTALGFIGIKDVTLVEAPGMAGDEASIKSSIDKAKQVLGDCI, encoded by the coding sequence ATGGCAACGGTATTACGAATTGACAGCAGCGCGTTATCAAACGGGTCTCATTCGAAAGCATTGGCCGATTTTTTTCAAACCCAATGGTTAGAAAAACACCCGACCGATACGTTTCAAACACTTGATTTAAGCCAGACACCGCCACCGCATTTATCCGAAGCGACGATTGGCGCGATGTTTACCCCTGCTGAAAAGCGCTCTGATGAACAAACGCAACAACTGGCATTATCCACTGATTATATCGAACAGTTGAAAAACGCCGATGTCATTCTAATCAGCACCCCTATGTATAATTTTGGCATTCCATCAACTTTGAAAGCTTATTTAGACCACAGTTTACGCGTCGGTGAAACATTTGTTTACACGGACAAAGGCCCAAAAGGATTATTAGAAGGAAAAAAAGCGATTGTTGTAGCGGCATCAGGTGGAGATTACACAGAAGCGCCATTAGATGCGATGAACTTCGTGACACCTTATTTGAAGACCGCTTTGGGCTTTATCGGAATTAAAGACGTCACACTTGTCGAAGCGCCTGGAATGGCTGGCGATGAAGCTTCTATCAAGTCATCGATTGATAAGGCAAAGCAGGTTTTAGGTGATTGTATCTAA